One region of Desulfovibrio sp. JC022 genomic DNA includes:
- the mutM gene encoding bifunctional DNA-formamidopyrimidine glycosylase/DNA-(apurinic or apyrimidinic site) lyase → MPELPEVEVISRGLAKSLEGKTIESVKILNHSSVKMPWYLFSSRVAGEKITRIHRRAKLLIMDLGEDLHVTFHLKMTGRVLAHEGPTTPEPHTRVVFGLTDGGSIEFHDTRKFGEVRALNNEELQEWDFYKTLGPEPLEVTAEELAERITGRKAQIKGLLLNQSVVAGCGNIYADESLFRSGIHPKAKASDLSQESLIKLFIELQAVLKLAIQENGSSIRDYVDAGGDAGGFQNSFKVYGKKGESCPDCGKIFESATVAGRSSTYCSNCQKMSD, encoded by the coding sequence ATGCCAGAATTGCCGGAAGTAGAAGTAATATCCCGTGGTCTTGCCAAGTCTCTTGAAGGCAAGACAATTGAATCTGTTAAAATTCTCAACCACAGTTCTGTGAAAATGCCGTGGTATCTTTTTTCCTCCCGTGTTGCCGGGGAGAAGATTACCCGCATCCATCGCCGGGCCAAGTTGCTTATTATGGATCTTGGCGAAGATCTGCACGTAACCTTTCATCTCAAGATGACTGGACGGGTATTGGCTCATGAAGGTCCGACCACTCCTGAACCGCACACTCGCGTTGTTTTTGGACTCACTGACGGCGGTTCAATAGAATTTCACGATACCCGCAAGTTTGGTGAAGTGCGCGCCCTGAACAATGAAGAGCTTCAGGAATGGGATTTTTACAAAACACTCGGTCCCGAACCGCTTGAAGTAACAGCTGAGGAGCTTGCCGAACGCATCACCGGACGCAAGGCCCAGATCAAGGGCTTGCTGCTCAATCAGTCCGTGGTTGCCGGGTGCGGCAATATTTACGCCGATGAATCCCTGTTTCGTTCCGGTATCCACCCCAAGGCCAAGGCTTCTGATCTTTCGCAGGAATCTCTGATCAAGCTTTTTATTGAATTGCAGGCCGTACTCAAGCTGGCCATTCAGGAAAACGGCAGCTCCATTCGCGATTACGTAGATGCCGGAGGCGATGCCGGGGGATTTCAGAACAGCTTCAAAGTATACGGCAAAAAAGGTGAATCCTGCCCCGATTGCGGTAAAATATTTGAATCCGCTACTGTAGCTGGAAGAAGTTCT
- a CDS encoding ChaN family lipoprotein, which yields MACNIVNKCARTVLVLCALFFVLGGCVKKSLPPEMAVSFLPCSGDYLDPVGDSLPFDKLMAEASKADYVLVGEGHTSICDHKAQFEIIEGLTRGHQKVAIGLEMVTAQKQDVLNRFNLGQIPVAELSKELDWKNGWRYDFNMFKPIFDLAEKRRLTMGGLNFPFRLVKEVREKGLDGLSVEDRAMLPSEVISPAPEQEEGLKEVLAMHQGRDATDSKQIERFFLVQSLWDTGMAEKAVELRKSTGNPVVILAGGGHVEHGWGIPRRLKTLDPQAKVMTIMPWRGGEFYPTAADSFFYCPPSYESRMGMTIEIRQGRAVITAVKRDLKGYKKGLRPGDIIAKAQGIPVTSLAAMHMAGSKAHKEDKPLIFTIDRRGELFDLDMGRLTRMKKDK from the coding sequence ATGGCTTGCAATATAGTTAACAAGTGCGCAAGGACCGTTCTGGTCCTTTGCGCACTTTTTTTTGTGCTCGGCGGATGTGTGAAAAAGAGTCTTCCACCTGAAATGGCTGTCTCATTCCTGCCTTGTTCCGGGGATTATCTTGACCCGGTAGGCGATTCCCTGCCGTTTGATAAGCTCATGGCCGAAGCGTCAAAGGCCGATTACGTGCTTGTCGGGGAAGGGCATACCTCCATCTGTGATCACAAAGCCCAGTTTGAAATTATCGAAGGGTTGACCCGTGGGCATCAAAAGGTTGCTATCGGTCTTGAAATGGTCACTGCACAGAAGCAGGATGTCCTCAACCGTTTCAATCTCGGACAGATTCCGGTCGCGGAACTTTCTAAAGAACTGGATTGGAAAAATGGCTGGCGGTACGATTTCAACATGTTCAAGCCCATTTTCGATTTGGCGGAAAAACGCAGGCTGACTATGGGTGGGCTTAATTTTCCCTTCCGTCTGGTCAAAGAGGTTCGCGAAAAGGGGCTTGATGGTTTGTCCGTTGAAGATAGGGCCATGCTGCCGAGCGAAGTTATCTCTCCCGCGCCTGAACAGGAGGAGGGATTAAAAGAAGTCCTTGCCATGCATCAGGGCCGTGATGCTACTGATTCCAAGCAGATAGAACGTTTCTTTCTTGTCCAGTCCCTCTGGGATACTGGTATGGCTGAAAAAGCTGTTGAGCTGCGCAAGAGTACCGGTAATCCGGTGGTTATACTTGCCGGAGGCGGGCACGTTGAGCATGGCTGGGGGATTCCCCGCAGGCTGAAAACACTTGACCCGCAGGCCAAGGTTATGACCATCATGCCCTGGCGGGGTGGTGAATTTTATCCCACAGCGGCGGATTCTTTTTTTTACTGTCCGCCGTCCTATGAAAGCCGTATGGGTATGACCATTGAAATTCGTCAGGGAAGGGCTGTAATCACCGCTGTGAAAAGGGACCTTAAGGGTTACAAGAAAGGTTTGCGTCCCGGTGATATCATTGCCAAGGCACAGGGGATTCCCGTAACCAGCCTTGCAGCCATGCACATGGCCGGATCAAAAGCCCATAAGGAAGATAAGCCGCTTATCTTTACCATTGATCGTCGCGGCGAACTCTTTGATCTTGATATGGGCCGGCTGACCCGCATGAAGAAAGATAAATAA
- a CDS encoding phenylacetate--CoA ligase family protein: MTRKDRTEGIYSRREVLDEGERRQYCALQLKELLTYAYRYSEDVKKRFDRAQFQVDKFKELADLKHIPILKKKELIFLQSMGPRLGGLLTKDLGELRRIFLSPGPIFDPEDRSEDYWGWTEGFYAAGFRSGDVAQITFNYHLAPAGLMFEEPLRNLNCAVVPAGPGSTNSQLEIMQKLRVTGYVGTPSYLMHLAQKAEEAGLNLRKDLYLEVAFVTGEKFSEKMRSDLEKKFDLIMRQGYGTADVGCIGYECYHKNGLHITNRAFVEICHPDTGIPLKDGEVGEIVITAFNKTYPLIRLATGDLSYIDRSPCPCGRSTPRLGNIVGRVDTTARIKGMFVYPHQVEQVMAHFEEVKRWQIEVTNPGGIDEMTLNIEVSNFKREDELLHMFREKIKLRPILKVLTPGSLPPQIRPIEDKRNWD, from the coding sequence ATGACACGTAAAGACCGTACCGAAGGCATCTACAGCCGTCGCGAAGTACTTGATGAAGGTGAAAGACGCCAATATTGCGCTTTGCAGCTCAAAGAACTTCTGACCTATGCCTACCGTTATTCTGAAGATGTCAAAAAACGCTTCGACAGAGCACAGTTTCAGGTCGATAAGTTTAAAGAACTTGCTGACCTTAAACATATACCTATCTTAAAAAAGAAAGAATTGATCTTTCTGCAATCCATGGGACCCCGTCTCGGCGGACTCCTGACCAAAGATCTCGGTGAACTACGCCGTATCTTTTTGTCTCCCGGTCCCATCTTCGATCCCGAAGACCGTTCCGAAGATTACTGGGGATGGACTGAAGGTTTCTACGCTGCGGGTTTCCGTTCCGGAGACGTAGCCCAGATTACCTTTAACTATCATCTGGCTCCCGCAGGACTCATGTTTGAAGAACCTCTGCGCAATCTGAATTGTGCGGTTGTTCCTGCTGGTCCCGGTTCTACCAACAGCCAGCTTGAAATTATGCAGAAACTGCGCGTTACCGGCTATGTCGGTACCCCCAGCTACCTTATGCATCTGGCTCAGAAGGCGGAAGAAGCCGGTTTGAACCTGCGTAAGGATCTGTACCTTGAAGTTGCATTTGTCACCGGGGAAAAATTCTCCGAGAAAATGCGTTCCGATCTGGAGAAGAAATTCGACCTGATCATGCGTCAGGGCTACGGAACCGCAGATGTCGGTTGTATCGGTTACGAGTGCTACCACAAAAATGGTCTGCACATCACCAACCGTGCTTTTGTTGAAATCTGCCATCCTGATACCGGTATTCCGCTCAAGGACGGCGAGGTTGGCGAAATCGTAATCACCGCTTTCAACAAAACCTACCCGCTGATCAGACTCGCCACCGGCGATCTGAGCTACATCGACCGCAGCCCATGTCCTTGCGGACGTTCCACACCGCGTCTCGGCAATATTGTCGGTCGCGTGGATACCACCGCACGTATCAAGGGGATGTTCGTATACCCCCATCAGGTGGAGCAGGTTATGGCTCACTTCGAAGAAGTCAAACGCTGGCAGATCGAAGTTACCAACCCCGGCGGCATTGATGAGATGACCCTGAATATTGAGGTCTCCAACTTTAAGCGTGAAGATGAGCTGCTGCACATGTTCCGTGAAAAGATCAAGCTGCGCCCCATCCTCAAGGTTCTGACTCCCGGCTCACTGCCTCCGCAGATCAGACCCATTGAAGATAAGCGTAACTGGGACTAG
- a CDS encoding methyl-accepting chemotaxis protein: MSWKDLRLAYKFAVGFGAVLLLLVLLGGWSISGIGTIVFDAEEVIAGNKLRGDFVQKIVDHLNWANEVNRLLTDKDVHEIDVQTDPHKCGFGKWYYSEERKKAEELVPEIKPLLAKIESHHNKLHKSAIAIEEKYEDVDPTMGSFLREKKADHLNWMIAVLKQLMNPESRSITVQANPHKCGLGKWLYSAKVKDMAKQHPEFGELLAKVYKPHTKLHETVQVLNEYLARGDRVGAQRYFSEHVEKFALETLGRIDALIDWHEGELKILAEATNIYATVTAPALVAVQDILTEVRGVVAENIMTDQEMLDAAAATRQGIVVVSAVALIIGILMAWIIAKGILGPLNKGLDFVAEVSDGDLSADVDLQRKDELGKLADGMRNMVHRLRNVVGDVNNASDSVASGSEELSASAESLSQGATEQAASIEEVSSSMEEMAANIKQNAENAVQTEGVAEKSQSQASQSADAVGEAVLAMKSIAEKIMIIEEIARQTNLLALNAAIEAARAGEHGKGFAVVAAEVRKLAERSGIAAAEISELSSSSVVVAEKAGGMLQELVPSISRTAELVQEIAAASNEQNSGVSQINKAIQQLDTVIQQNASASEEMASTSEELSRQGQLLQQAMSFFKLSSRPTPMLPAGSSSPEDDGFDRF; the protein is encoded by the coding sequence ATGAGTTGGAAAGATTTGAGGCTGGCCTATAAATTTGCAGTAGGTTTCGGGGCAGTATTATTATTGTTGGTTCTACTTGGAGGTTGGTCCATATCCGGTATCGGCACTATCGTTTTTGATGCTGAAGAAGTTATCGCAGGTAACAAACTTCGTGGCGATTTTGTCCAGAAAATTGTGGATCATTTAAATTGGGCTAATGAAGTAAACAGACTGCTGACCGATAAAGATGTCCATGAAATCGATGTGCAGACCGATCCCCACAAGTGCGGCTTCGGTAAATGGTACTACAGTGAAGAACGCAAAAAAGCGGAAGAGCTGGTTCCGGAAATCAAGCCTCTGCTGGCAAAGATAGAATCCCACCATAATAAGCTGCACAAATCTGCAATTGCGATTGAAGAAAAGTATGAAGATGTAGACCCTACCATGGGCAGCTTTTTAAGAGAGAAGAAGGCGGATCATCTTAATTGGATGATCGCCGTGCTCAAGCAGCTTATGAATCCGGAGTCCAGATCAATAACTGTGCAGGCCAATCCTCATAAGTGTGGGTTGGGTAAGTGGCTTTACTCCGCAAAAGTAAAGGATATGGCCAAACAGCATCCTGAATTCGGTGAACTTTTAGCTAAAGTTTATAAGCCGCATACAAAGCTTCATGAAACAGTTCAGGTCTTGAATGAATACCTTGCTCGCGGGGACCGTGTCGGGGCGCAGAGATATTTTTCTGAGCATGTTGAAAAATTCGCGTTGGAAACTCTGGGCAGGATTGATGCCCTGATTGACTGGCATGAGGGTGAGCTTAAGATTCTTGCCGAGGCAACAAATATTTACGCTACGGTAACAGCTCCCGCGCTTGTTGCTGTACAGGATATTTTGACCGAAGTGCGCGGAGTCGTAGCTGAAAATATCATGACCGATCAGGAAATGCTTGATGCCGCAGCGGCTACAAGGCAGGGGATTGTTGTTGTAAGTGCGGTGGCCCTTATCATCGGTATTCTCATGGCCTGGATTATTGCCAAGGGAATTCTCGGTCCTCTCAATAAGGGATTGGATTTTGTGGCTGAGGTCAGTGATGGTGATCTTTCCGCAGATGTTGATCTACAACGTAAGGATGAACTTGGTAAGCTTGCAGATGGCATGCGCAACATGGTTCACAGGCTGCGCAATGTTGTGGGTGATGTGAATAACGCTTCCGACAGTGTGGCCAGCGGCAGTGAAGAGCTTTCCGCTTCAGCTGAAAGTTTGTCACAGGGGGCTACCGAACAGGCTGCCTCCATTGAAGAGGTTTCATCTTCCATGGAAGAGATGGCTGCCAACATCAAGCAGAATGCTGAAAATGCCGTCCAGACTGAAGGTGTTGCTGAAAAATCCCAGTCTCAGGCTTCTCAGAGTGCCGATGCTGTGGGTGAGGCTGTGTTGGCTATGAAGAGCATTGCTGAAAAGATTATGATAATTGAAGAGATTGCCCGTCAGACCAACCTGCTGGCTCTTAATGCGGCAATTGAAGCTGCAAGGGCAGGGGAGCACGGCAAGGGATTCGCCGTTGTTGCGGCCGAGGTTCGCAAACTTGCCGAGCGCAGTGGGATAGCCGCTGCTGAAATCAGCGAGCTTTCCTCCTCTTCCGTTGTAGTGGCGGAAAAGGCCGGGGGCATGCTTCAGGAGTTGGTCCCCAGTATCAGTAGGACTGCTGAGCTGGTCCAGGAAATCGCAGCAGCCAGCAATGAGCAGAATAGCGGTGTCAGCCAGATCAACAAGGCAATCCAGCAGCTTGATACGGTTATCCAGCAGAATGCTTCCGCTTCTGAGGAAATGGCTTCCACCTCTGAAGAGCTTTCCCGTCAAGGACAGCTTTTGCAGCAGGCCATGTCCTTCTTTAAACTGAGCAGTCGTCCGACCCCCATGCTTCCCGCAGGCAGTTCATCTCCTGAAGATGACGGGTTTGATCGGTTTTAA
- a CDS encoding FadR/GntR family transcriptional regulator: MFKPIKKVRVSETAAKQLEELIQNKTFTEGEPLPSERQLMKELQVGRGSIREALRILEIKGFIETQPGIGAFVKSYEGDIFSPLSTWLTDNYEALRHFFEVRSLLEPSTARMASERISDEDFEELLKTHEEFKKTVEEEDLPRAIMVDAEFHRLIGKATGNKVLSSIMDALYKSMIEGWKAPLKIPGQPNKSLKEHEEILAAIKNKDGELAARLMTSHLSEALKALGDAGLNK; encoded by the coding sequence ATGTTTAAACCCATTAAGAAAGTCAGAGTTTCGGAAACAGCAGCCAAGCAATTGGAAGAACTGATCCAGAACAAGACTTTTACTGAAGGCGAACCGCTTCCTTCCGAACGACAGCTCATGAAGGAATTGCAAGTTGGCCGCGGGTCTATCCGTGAAGCATTGCGCATCCTTGAAATCAAGGGATTCATTGAAACACAGCCCGGCATCGGGGCTTTTGTAAAAAGCTACGAAGGGGATATTTTCAGCCCTCTGTCCACCTGGCTGACAGATAATTACGAAGCACTGCGCCATTTTTTCGAAGTCCGTTCCCTGCTGGAACCAAGCACAGCGCGCATGGCTTCGGAACGAATTTCAGATGAAGACTTTGAGGAACTTTTAAAGACCCACGAAGAATTCAAAAAAACAGTTGAAGAAGAGGACCTGCCCCGGGCCATCATGGTCGATGCCGAATTTCACAGACTCATCGGCAAGGCTACCGGCAACAAGGTTCTCTCATCCATTATGGATGCGCTGTACAAATCAATGATTGAAGGCTGGAAGGCTCCTTTGAAAATTCCGGGGCAACCGAACAAGAGCTTGAAAGAGCACGAAGAAATTCTGGCCGCGATCAAGAACAAAGATGGCGAACTGGCTGCCCGGCTGATGACTTCTCACCTTAGTGAGGCGTTAAAGGCTCTGGGAGATGCCGGTTTGAATAAATAG
- a CDS encoding glycerate kinase — protein MMTSEQEHLRQIFAEALDRVDPYKIITNKVFLAGEILTVSMDEGDVVVDLQEFERIVVIGAGKATAKMALAIEKILGSRIESGLISVKYGHTEELKFITTIEAAHPVPDDNSVRAAREIEELACSTTEKTLVINLISGGGSALLSSPMHAEVDGEKIEVTLEDKQNTTKALLACGADISEINCIRKHLSSLKGGRLLRCLRPARSLNFILSDVVGDNLDTIASGLTSYDRSTYCDAMSIIDNYKLRDKIPANVVRALELGNTGKLLETLKKNEFSEIRAENILIGTNRIALLGARDKAEELGYNVRMLTSRLQGEAADAADMLWAVAQDEREWELLEKKPACIIVGGETVVTLKGDGKGGRNQEMALQFLMRLGQDERNGESIHFLAASTDGNDGPTDAAGGFADSAVLEKSREMGISIAEYLKNNDSYHFLQMVGALYKTGPTNTNVCDVQLLIVN, from the coding sequence ATGATGACCAGCGAACAGGAACATCTCCGGCAGATTTTTGCCGAAGCACTGGACCGCGTTGATCCATATAAAATCATCACCAACAAAGTATTCCTTGCAGGCGAAATTTTGACCGTCAGCATGGACGAAGGTGATGTGGTTGTTGATCTTCAGGAATTCGAACGGATTGTGGTTATCGGTGCGGGTAAAGCCACCGCTAAAATGGCCCTTGCCATAGAAAAAATTTTAGGCTCGCGCATTGAATCCGGACTGATCTCGGTAAAATACGGTCACACTGAAGAACTCAAATTTATCACGACCATTGAAGCGGCCCACCCGGTACCGGATGACAACAGTGTCCGTGCGGCCCGCGAAATAGAAGAACTGGCCTGCTCTACCACCGAGAAGACTCTGGTTATCAACCTTATTTCAGGCGGCGGTTCCGCCCTGCTCTCCAGCCCCATGCATGCCGAGGTGGACGGAGAAAAAATCGAAGTAACCCTTGAGGATAAACAGAACACCACCAAAGCCCTGCTGGCCTGCGGTGCTGACATCAGCGAGATCAACTGTATCCGCAAACATCTTTCATCCCTCAAGGGCGGACGGCTTTTGCGTTGTTTACGTCCGGCCCGCAGCCTGAACTTTATTCTTTCGGATGTTGTCGGCGACAACCTTGATACCATCGCCTCCGGGCTGACCAGTTATGACCGCAGTACTTATTGCGATGCTATGTCCATCATTGATAATTACAAACTGCGGGATAAAATCCCGGCCAATGTGGTCCGGGCCCTTGAACTGGGCAACACAGGAAAACTGCTCGAGACTCTGAAAAAAAATGAATTCAGTGAAATCAGAGCCGAGAACATCCTTATCGGCACTAACCGCATCGCCCTGCTCGGTGCACGAGATAAGGCTGAAGAACTGGGTTACAATGTGCGCATGCTGACCTCCCGTTTGCAGGGAGAAGCTGCTGATGCTGCCGACATGCTCTGGGCTGTGGCTCAGGATGAACGCGAATGGGAACTGCTGGAAAAGAAACCGGCCTGCATAATCGTAGGCGGCGAAACAGTGGTGACTTTGAAAGGAGACGGCAAGGGCGGCCGTAATCAGGAAATGGCCCTGCAATTTCTCATGCGGCTGGGACAGGATGAACGAAACGGCGAATCCATCCACTTCCTTGCCGCATCAACTGACGGTAACGACGGCCCCACTGACGCGGCCGGAGGTTTTGCCGACTCTGCGGTTCTGGAAAAATCCCGCGAAATGGGAATTTCCATTGCCGAATATTTAAAAAACAACGACTCCTACCACTTCCTTCAAATGGTAGGAGCCTTGTATAAAACAGGCCCCACCAACACTAACGTCTGCGACGTCCAATTGCTGATCGTTAATTAG
- a CDS encoding RT0821/Lpp0805 family surface protein, which yields MKKLVSLLIVCILFVASGCANKAQSGAGIGALAGATIGALTFKNKASGAAIGAGIGALMGYVVGNEWDKKDEQQVSKTLENNHSGETSSWTNPDTGKSYSATPSPAYVNQGNVCRDVTITEDGGEKIMAKACRGEDGVWRLQE from the coding sequence ATGAAAAAGCTGGTTTCATTGTTGATTGTTTGTATTCTTTTTGTTGCTTCCGGTTGTGCCAATAAAGCCCAGTCCGGTGCCGGGATCGGAGCTTTGGCCGGGGCCACTATCGGTGCCCTTACCTTTAAAAATAAGGCTTCAGGGGCAGCCATCGGTGCGGGAATCGGCGCACTTATGGGTTATGTGGTCGGGAACGAGTGGGATAAAAAAGATGAGCAGCAGGTTTCAAAAACTTTGGAAAACAACCATTCTGGCGAGACTTCCAGCTGGACTAACCCCGATACCGGAAAATCTTACAGTGCCACTCCTTCGCCGGCTTATGTGAATCAGGGTAATGTCTGCCGTGATGTGACCATCACCGAAGACGGCGGCGAGAAGATTATGGCCAAGGCCTGCCGAGGTGAGGATGGGGTCTGGAGGCTGCAAGAATAG
- a CDS encoding class I SAM-dependent methyltransferase: MIWDGFDAEKFETWFKTSAGQFALEQEVRLMDHLISGWPRRKRKLLEVGCGTGLFLDHLYRCGFDVSGVDHSPVMLDAAHKRLGNRASLYLCNGEHLPFTDNEFDFTVLWTVLEFCSNPEEMLREAARVSAGGILIGFLNRHSIYFFTHGRMWPWASSSTLRNAHWFSPSEMRRGVKDACGYSPVMTRSVLPGPMWSWKNRTPLKQLNGIIYPPYFGAFTGCRVDFRNRRPMNPLHAWKHMPSAATSTKRKTLKPECFRGLK, translated from the coding sequence ATGATTTGGGACGGCTTTGACGCGGAAAAATTTGAAACATGGTTCAAAACTTCTGCGGGGCAGTTTGCCCTTGAGCAGGAAGTGAGGCTTATGGACCATCTTATTTCCGGCTGGCCTAGGCGTAAAAGAAAATTGCTGGAAGTGGGATGCGGAACAGGGTTGTTTCTCGATCATCTTTACCGCTGCGGTTTTGATGTGAGCGGAGTGGACCATTCTCCGGTAATGCTCGATGCAGCTCACAAGCGGCTGGGAAACCGTGCTTCCCTCTATCTTTGCAATGGGGAGCATCTTCCTTTTACCGATAATGAATTCGACTTTACCGTGCTCTGGACCGTATTGGAGTTTTGTTCCAATCCAGAAGAAATGTTGCGCGAGGCTGCAAGGGTTTCAGCCGGAGGAATTCTGATTGGTTTTCTCAACCGCCATTCAATCTATTTTTTCACCCATGGCAGGATGTGGCCTTGGGCTTCTTCCTCAACCCTGCGCAATGCACATTGGTTTTCACCTTCGGAAATGCGCAGGGGGGTTAAGGATGCCTGCGGATACAGCCCGGTCATGACCCGTTCCGTATTGCCCGGTCCTATGTGGAGTTGGAAGAACAGGACCCCATTAAAGCAGTTGAATGGAATTATTTATCCTCCGTATTTTGGAGCCTTTACCGGATGCAGAGTTGATTTCCGTAACCGCCGGCCCATGAATCCGCTGCATGCATGGAAGCATATGCCTTCAGCAGCTACTTCCACTAAAAGGAAAACCCTGAAACCGGAATGCTTCAGGGGTTTAAAGTAA
- a CDS encoding peroxiredoxin has translation MSCTEIFEEVITTASIGETVPDFTMEAYDPEDCGFTEVKFEEVRKAGKWLVLFFYPADFTFVCPTELADLADKHAELEKLGCEVVSVSTDTKFTHLAWKNDERLLQNVKYKMAADPTGEVSDFFGVYDHNTGLALRGTFVINPDGMLVSSEINFYNVGRNAEELLRKIEANVYLKDHPEEACPAKWTPGAKTLTPSEKLVGKVYEELNGE, from the coding sequence ATGAGCTGCACAGAAATTTTTGAAGAAGTCATTACCACAGCATCCATCGGCGAAACAGTTCCTGACTTTACTATGGAAGCATACGATCCCGAGGATTGCGGTTTTACTGAAGTGAAATTTGAAGAAGTACGCAAGGCGGGCAAGTGGCTGGTACTTTTCTTTTACCCTGCCGACTTTACTTTTGTCTGCCCTACTGAACTTGCTGACCTCGCGGACAAACATGCCGAGCTGGAAAAGCTGGGTTGCGAAGTGGTCTCCGTATCCACTGATACAAAGTTTACCCATCTGGCATGGAAAAATGACGAAAGGCTGCTCCAGAATGTGAAGTATAAGATGGCAGCAGACCCCACCGGTGAAGTTTCAGATTTCTTCGGTGTCTACGATCACAATACCGGTCTGGCCTTGCGCGGAACATTTGTTATCAACCCTGACGGCATGCTGGTTTCTTCTGAAATCAACTTCTACAACGTAGGCCGTAATGCAGAAGAGTTGCTGCGCAAGATCGAAGCCAATGTATATCTCAAGGATCATCCGGAAGAAGCCTGCCCCGCCAAGTGGACTCCCGGTGCAAAGACCCTGACTCCCAGTGAGAAGCTGGTAGGTAAGGTCTATGAAGAATTGAATGGTGAATAG